Proteins from one Poecile atricapillus isolate bPoeAtr1 chromosome 14, bPoeAtr1.hap1, whole genome shotgun sequence genomic window:
- the DEXI gene encoding dexamethasone-induced protein, whose amino-acid sequence MTAAVSARLDSVESWAFHALLVLPYMFYVGLFFVNVLILYYAFLMEYIVLNVGIVFLPEDMDQALVDLGMLSDPGSVLYETDSELDVFDGYLE is encoded by the coding sequence ATGACCGCCGCGGTCTCCGCACGTCTGGATTCGGTGGAGTCCTGGGCCTTCCATGcgctgctggtgctgccctATATGTTTTACGTGGGCTTGTTCTTTGTCAACGTGCTGATCCTGTACTATGCCTTCCTGATGGAGTACATCGTCCTCAATGTGGGCATCGTTTTCCTGCCCGAGGATATGGACCAGGCTCTGGTGGATCTGGGGATGCTCTCTGACCCTGGCTCCGTGCTCTACGAGACGGACAGCGAGCTGGATGTCTTTGACGGGTACTTGGAGTGA